The following DNA comes from Rhineura floridana isolate rRhiFlo1 chromosome 18, rRhiFlo1.hap2, whole genome shotgun sequence.
GCATGGAGAACAGATACATACATTTAAGcatatagaaacctctgacttgtgTGTAGCTGGAATGTGGGCTACTGGACAAAGATCCTTTGCTCTGTTTACCCCACATAGCCCCTGGAAGATTTCGCACAAGGGAATGCTGGAATGCTTCCCTTGAACAAGGAAAAACACTTGCGCACACTCATACACACTCGTGCACActgtacagcagcctttcccaacctttgggtccttagatgttgctggactacagtccccataattcctaccaatgaccatgctggctgggactaatgggagttgtagtgcagcaacactgGGATGCAGAAAGGTCGGAAAAGGCTGCTGTATGGGATTGCTTGGAGCTCTTTCCCCAAGCTCAGCAATGGCAGCTTGAGAAAGAGTTCAGTCCAGGAACAACAATGCTTCGCTTTTGAACATTTGCTGCGCCCAGCCCAGGGATGGAATCCGTTGGCCAGTGTCAGTTCAGAAGCATTCCATGGACCTCACAGGCTGGCGTGTTTGgtcgagtttgttctttatccatcagccgctgcttttaccaatcctgtgttttcacttggaaaaaacattaatagcaatatttttaaaaggaaattgatattttgaaggaaataccgATACTtgtaaaggaaatatcgataaattatcatttttacaattgatgttttagaggctttttttaaaaagtccattttcaaaaatagccatggaaatttgctacattaaaatccaatcctcagtgattgagaataagcgaattaatgggaaattgggtatcaaatccaaattgtgtggaattctagcacagccCTGGCCCAACCCCTTCTTCAGTTCATGTAGCAGCCTTCCCCCTTCTGAACAttccctctgaacatggaggcggGGTGTCTATTCAGCAATCGCAGATAAACCGCTTTGTGTCGTCCTCAAGCTTGTATAATATTTTTGAGCCATCAAAGTCAGCAGCTGCTATCGCAAGTTGAAGCAGCTATAtccagtgctactcagagtagacacattgaaattaatgggcatggttcattcatttcaatgtgtttgctcagagtaggacttagttgaatacaaccccatacgTCAAGGGTGCACCTCAGCTCCTGAGGCTGaatttggccctccaggcctctctgtctggccctcgaaACTTCCCAGTCCTGCTTTGCACACTCCGTGAGTGATTTAGCCTTACTGGGacatgtctttgaactctgataatgcttcttgctacCCTGGATGTGGGGGAGTGTGTGTAGGAATTCGCCTACTGTGCAAAAGTAAAAATTACActcattgctttgcccacttttgtctctggccctgcccaccacggGCATGCGGCCTCTGGAAAGTTTCCTCAGAAGGGAACGCATCCCTCAGCTGCAAAAGAGTAATTGTGTGTTGTCTTTCCCGAACCGAATGCAGAGCGAGTTTGCTGGGGGCATTAGCTGAGCCCCCGGAGAAGCTTCCCTTTTGAAAAAAGATGTATTTGAAAGCTCCAGCCAACACCCAGGCCAGATCCGTTGCTCTGGGTTCAGGGCTTTGGGGGAACATCGACTGCCATCTTTTttcgttttgtgtgtgtgtgtgtgtgtgtgtgtgtgtgtgtgtgtgtgtgtgtggtttgtgaACTTTTTTGCTCACCACCCTCATCAAAGTCCTACGGCAACTTTCTCTGTTGCAGATTCAATGCAAGCTGTTTGTCTTTGACAAGAACTCCCAGTCTTGGGTGGAACGAGGGCGAGGGCTCCTGAGGCTCAACGACATGGCATCCGCAGACGATGGGACGCTCCAGTCACGCCTGGGTAAGAGCGGGCAGGtcggggcagcagcagcagccctgaaGGCCTGGGGCAGGAGCCACCTGGAAAACAGTTTGCCAAGGAGACCCACTTGTGGCAGATGAGCAGCCCCCAAGAGCGATGGATTATCCCACCCAACGGGCTGTGGCAGCCTTGCCAAAATAAGCCATCCCAAGTTGCCAAAGAGTCACAGGGcccccagccattcaaatggctgcccattcactaccgggctaagttcaaggtgctggttttggtgtaccaagccctacacagcttgggaccaggatacctgcaagACCATCTTAGCCCTtgtatacccagccgatcactgcactctgcaggtgagggcctcctgcagataccatcttatcaggagggctGTTctccacaacataggaaacggacctttagtgtggcggcacccaccctgtggaattccctcccttaaatattagacaggcaccatctctgctatgttTTTGGcggctattgaagaccttcctctttcaacaagccctttaagttgagacctatcccagtctgtgtctctgttgaaattggtttttaatgtgttttttcaaCCTTttattaaacaatatgttttaaacccttttttaaagatgtcttgaaagctttttcaaataatgtttttaaagatgctttgttttaatgtattttaaagtctgtttttatgttttaaaagtgtttttagtgggaggaagggcaggatataaatcaaataataaataaaataaataaattgagaagGCCAGGCTGGGAGTAAGCTTAGAGAAAGGGAAGCTGCTGTATCCCATGTCAGACTATATGTCCACCCAGCTtcatagtgtctacactgactggcagcagctctccagatgccGTCggagatcgaacctgggaccttcctcatgcaaagcaggggctctgccacaGGGCTGTGCCCCTTCCACTTGgaactatttatttatccatttattatttgatgtatatcccgcccttcctcccggcaggagcccagggtggcaaacaaaagcactaaaaacactttaaaacatcataaaacagaccttaaaatacattaacatacattaaaaacattttttaaaaaactttaaaaacatcttttagaacgggttaaaaacatattgttaaaaaaatatatttaaaagcaattccaacacagatgcagactatgaACGACAAGGTCAGGTGGAGTCAATCGAAATGCGGCCACAGCATCAGGCGCCTTTGCAAGGCGAGCGATtctcctctgggcttccttttggttgAACAGTCGGGCTTTGTGCTCGCTCTCTGCACTCGACGGCAGAGCTTGGGAAACCAGAGCATTAGAAGCTAGGAGAAGCCTGAGCGCAGCAGGAGCTGTCCCGCTTGCAGTTTCCCAGCAGCTGCTATTCAGAGGTGCCTCTGATCCTGCTGGTGGTagccagccatcatggctagtagccagacACTGATGACACTGCCTTGCTTCTGCTGTCAGAGGCAAAGCCCAGGAGAACAGCCGTGTACTACCGCTGGCGTTCTTTGAGAGCCTTGGTGCTGCATCAGGAGATAGGGGGTGCCCCATAGTTGCCGTGGAGTTGTGGGAACGTTCTGTGCACTGTCAGATGCCTGGCGGCTGTATTTGGACACTGCCATTCGAGATCAAGTAACCCGATTGTTTCCTCTCTCTTCTGCGTTAGTGATGAGGACGCAAGGCAGCCTGCGGTTAATCCTGAACACCAAACTGTGGGCTCAGATGCAGATTGATAAAGCTAGTGAAAAGAGCATCCGGATCACGGCCATGGACACAGAGGACCAAGGCGTAAAAGTGTTCCTCATATCGGTAAGAGGGAGGGGGGGCACCTCCAtccctgggagaggggcagggggagcCGTCCTGCGAGTGAGGTCCACAGACTACATGCACAGGGTTCGGCAGTCGGGTTATCTGGGGAAGCGCATAGCCCGTTCTCTTTGGGAACAAACTACTTGGCGTTTCATTCGATCAGATCAGTTGGCCTCCTGCTTTTCCAGCCACAAAGCCATCAGTACGACATGAtcgtatttaaaaaacaaacaaaccccacacACAGGGAGACATTTCACCACTTCCgtagggatctgccttatattgagtcagacctctGGTGCCTCCagcacagtattgtctgcactgactggtaacaactctccaggatttcaggctgggGAGGTCTTTCCTGTTTGCAGATGCCAGCGATTGAGCCTGGGGCCTCCTGCACCCTCGACCCCCCATTTGTGGcccttcccttaaaaataaaGTGGGGCTCCAACCCTCAGGCCTGGTTTCACTTGGAATGCAGGAAGTCGCCTTCTTCCGAGTCAGACCATCGTGTGCTGATGGGCAGTGACTCTCTAGGATTTTAAacgggtccctcccagccctacctggagatgccagcagtcagtctttcagcatgcaaagcagatgttctgcctctGAACCACAGATCTGCCTCTTAGAATCATtcattcgttctgcacaatatcggaaatggacctttagtgtggcggcaccaaccctgtggcattccctcccctgaaatattaggcaggcgccatctctgctatctgtttggtgccttttgaagactttcctcttccaacaagccttttaagtagagacctatcccagtctgcatctgtgttggaattgcttttaatgtgttttctttaatatgttttaacccccctttttaaaaaagatgtttttaaagcttttttaaaaatgtttttaatgttgttttgttttaatgtattttaaggtattttttatgacattttaaagtgtttttagcatttctgtttgccgccctgggctcctgctgggaggaagggcgggatataaatcaaataataaataatcatagaatggtagagttggcaggggcctatgaggccatccagtccaaccccctgctcaaggcaggaacccaaatcaaaccttttccacaccatgcataaatttatacatctctatcattcccccgcccccccctttccccccctaagCTAAACCAAacgttgtaacctttccttgtaggggGGGTTGTTGCCCTTTGGTTGCTCTTTCTCCTGCCCTCTCTTGCTCCATGAACGGCGAATCCTGTCTGAAAGCTGCCTAAGTTTtgtgtccccccctttttttggaggggaggcgGGGTTGTCTTCAGCACCAACAATCAGCCTGACTGCACCTTAGCTGGATTGGCTGACTTGGGTagatctccttccccccccctttttaatgccAAGAGATTCTTTTCTGCTGCTCTCTGAACCGTAGGCCAGCTCTAAAGACACGGGCCAGCTCTACGCCGCTCTACACCATCGGATCCTGGCCTTGCGGAGCCGGGTGGAACAGGAGTCGGAAGCCAACAGCACAGTGCCAGAGCCAGAGGTGACCCAGTCTAACGAGGAAGACAGCGACGACGATGTCCTTGCCCCTTCGGGATCGCCCGGGGACGGTGAGCGGCTTCCTGCGATGGCGCTGTCTCCCGCCGGCTGACAGGGAGGGAGGCCTCCTTCAATTCCACTCCCATCCTTGGGCGTGTTCTCTTTTCCCCCAGGATTGGCATGACCAGGCTGTGCTTGGCTTTTGGCTTTTTAATATAAACGCCCCAAGAAATGGTAGTGGAACTTTTAGCtgacaaatatttatatatcacgTATTCGGTAGGCCAGTTTGCATTGGCAGCTAAGAAGTTGAGAGCTCTTCATATTAAGAATTATGCAGTATTATAAAATTCTATCTTTAAGGCCCGAATGTTTAGCCTTTTAacggatgttttattttaataagagCTTTGAGTAAGACGGGTCTTTTAAGCAATGTTTTGTATACATTgttaaggcctttggctatatacaatgaagttttgattgattgattgattggcttTTTAATATGGCGCCATCAACGTGCAAGAGGCCCTCAGGGGCTTACTGTCATAGAGTTTGACCCGAGGGATCCCTCGAAtaatttctttgtttgttttcatttcaATTTCACATCTTTGGGGCCTAGTCACAGCAGGAGGGGGGGACTTGGCTTTGCCGAGGATGGAGAGTTTGAAGGATGAGATGAGGCTGTGCTACAGAACTGCTTTACAGGCCCAGGTCTCGATGGGTTTGAGTGTAGGGTAAACCCAGTTAGTACATAAattgggaagggggaggagtgggaacctacagccctccagatgttgccaaactacaacttccatcagcagtTCAGCAACGTATGGAAAGCCCAAGGCTGTGCTAACCTGTTTTTACTTGCCCTAGGTTAGCCATTTGTGgtctttggggggtggggtggaggggagattgggtgtgttatatattactgatttttttttaaaaaagattgtaaGTCATTTTGGATTTATTTGATAAATAAGATATAAAATATTCAGTAAAATAGAAGGGAAAGGGGTGGCTAATAACTATTGTTGCCTAGTGACCTGGAAGCATTTTGGTCTCACCATAGGTGAGTGAGCGGCAACTTGAGATCTTACACTCCTGCTCTGAACAGaggcctctttctcctcctcctcctcctttcccccctccccttgcagGTCCTACCACTGAAGGGGACGGGCCAACAGCTGGCAGCTCATAGCAGCCACGATCTGCCCTGCTTGcaagagctgctgccacccacacTCTCCGGCAGGTCCACCCCAGGCCTACTCTTGCTCCAGGCAGTGACGGAAGCGCTGGAGATTGAAGAACTCTGCGTCCCtcttctgttttttttgttttggtttttgtgcGTTGGATTTTTGGGGGGGTCGGATCAGTTGAttccatattaaaacaaaacaaaacacagcagaCTTTGGACAaaactggctgaatgtggttttgggacatttaaaaaaatgctcatcaTATTGATGAGCAAGGGAGAAATAGACCATTGTCCTCcttgcccccctccctccccccttacaCACTTGCAATTAGTTGTGGGGGGGGAAGGCGCATTGAGACTTGCCACAGCTTGCCCCCGGGGCCTCTTGACTCGCTCTGTCTCGTCCCGCTGGCATCAACCCTCCCTGCGCAGCCACCGTTTGAATTCGTCTTTCGCGGTCCTCGCCACCTTCGCCTGTCGCCCCTGCCGGATTTCAGCTGGAAGacgttttcttttaaaaaacttttgccCCAGTGGAACTTCACGGATGCTGTTGTCTctcatctgaagggcatcacttTGGGTGGttttctcctctctccttccctgtcCCGCCCCAACACTGTGGCTCGTGAAGAGAGCTGTTTGCCGAGTCTGAAAAAGAAGTTtaaactcggggggggggggcttttttgttgttgttgctaactCTTCTTTCCTCTGAAGAAGTTCTCTGGTGGTGATAACCTCTTCttaaaagatgtttcattttggaTTAGATTCTCTCGTGTGTTGAGCAAACAGGCCCCCTTCCTCAGTTCTGTTACTCTTGGAGAGAAGCAAAGCCGCTACATGCGTGCAATGGTGTTAATGTGTCAGGGGGTGTGTGCGCATGTTTTTTCCTCCCTCATAACCTTTTTATTTCCTTCTCGCCTTGCCACAGTGCTGAGCAGCTGATCATAGGAAGCAGGCTGTCTTGGtgtctgaagagggtggtttgcTTTTCTGATCCGGGATCAGCTGCTGAACACGAACACACAGCGATTTGCCTTGAGCACGTTTTCCCCTTGGATCAGTTTTGGTGCCTAACAGTTTTATTTTAGCTCTGCAAACAAGTGAAACTCTCTCCCAATGGTTGCtgtgtattattttttaaaatcaaaacatgccAGAGTGCCCAGCTTAAAATCAGTGGTGATGGGGgcggggtttcccccccccttaatccCTTTATAATTCTTTATAAAATTCTTTATAATTCTTTATAAAAGGCTTTTTGCATGCAGATAATAGCTGCTTAGCTTTTTCTGGATTTTGATAGGCAGAACAGAGGTGGACGAGGAGTGCAGACCTTCCACCCCCTCTGCACAAGGCGGTAtgcttttggggtggtggtggtggtgaggatagGCTTCAGGTCTCCATAGTTATGAATGGGGAAGTCCCAATAGCTGTTTCTTAGATCTTGACCACTGTTGTTAACCCCGCTTCAAATAGGGAAAGGGTACTGCCCAGTTTTGCCCAAGCATCTGTGCCAGACTTATCAGCTGCTGCCTTTTAACTGAGGAGGGGACATAGTGTGAAACCCCAAGGAGGTAGGGCACTGAATTGGGGTTTTGTACCCAACCTTCTCTGGGCATCCCCCTGTCTTCCTATTTTTAAAGGAGCACAGCAGGTCAAGGAATCCCCTCTCCTGTTCCCTGCCCACCCTGGTGCTTACACCTTTCCAGGCCCTAACTCCTGAAGCCCCTCCAACTTTAATGCTAAACCCCACCCCAGGCAACAGTGACGTTTGATGGGATCATAACTCTCAGGCTGAGgtttctctgtgtgtgagaggagTGAGGAAGAGAGAAGCATTCAGCTTGGGTTAGCAagacaaaaaaacattttttctgaaAATCAGGACTGGATGGAGCTCAGGTGAGATTGCTTGGATGTGGCAGGTTATGCGCTGAGGGTGCAGGGTGTCAAGATGTGGGTTTTGATCTTTTCTGCCCACTTCCTTGGTTCCCTTTGCGTGCGCATgcgagaggtgtgtgtgtggcagccGCAGGGAGCGGAGGAGGAAGGGCGTGACGGCGGCCTCCCTCGAAATGTTAATGTTCAGGCGAATGTGTTTAAAACAGTTCTCACCATCACCACTGCAGAGTTCATTCTTTCAGAGGTACATATGTATTAAAACCTTGGCAGCTATTTATGGGTGTGGAGGTTTGGAGTTGGGCAGCTCACCTGTGGCAAGAGGAGATGATGGATGGTGtatttttccctcccccccccttctttataAAACAATCACAGTCTCTGTTATCATCATACTTCTTCAACTGGtcaggaaaaaaaccccacacttcccccccccccggggggggGAGCTTTTCCTGAGAACAGAAGAGCTTTGGCCAGAGACAAGACTGTGTTAACttacttctttttttctgcttcaAGCCGTTAGCCAACTAGTGACaagttaattaaaacaaaacaaccaaccCAGAGGATGCCCGTGTGTTTTGGAAGATTTCTGTACAATTGTCATATCTGATGTATTTGGgaattacattaaaaaaacaaaacttgtaACAATAAGTCCTGCTGGCTTGCTGGTTTTTACCctcagcaaaaaagggggtggtggtgggagggaaTGCCATTGTGTTGGGTTCTTTTATGTAacttatggaactcactgccacaaggaATATGGATGGTCCTGAGCTTAAATCACTTTTTGACCCCTACTGTGATGAGTGTTTCATTAACCCAGGAGCAGCCCCTTTGTGGCCAATGAAAGGACTGCAGCCAAGGGATTGAGTGCTACACAGCAACAGAGGTGGTATAGTCATGCAGTCTAAGGCGGACTGTAGCAGGTGAGACATCTCTTTGTACATTCTCTCATGCAATTGGCAACGTAATGCAAGAGGGGAAGTTAGGCTTGCTCAGAGGAAAACAGCCCTCCCTGCTGACTGTGCTCCAGTGAGTTTTAATACGTGGAGGCTAGAGTGTCAGACGAAGTCCCGGGAGACCAGCCCATGAAGCGAACTGGGGATGGGGGTGAACTTTGGCCAGTCTCTATAGACGTATCAACCTATCCtccctcacagggtggttgttagGATAATGGGGAGCTGGAGAAGTATGTGCACCCTCTTTCTTGAGTTCCTTGCAAGAAAGGTGGGCTACAGTACCTAAATAAATTTGTAAAAGAGCATGTAAAAAGAGACGGgcagtggctcagtggcagaacacctgctttgcatgcagaaggtgccagattCAACCCTCAAAGGCCTCCCCAGTTAGGGCTGTGAGAGGCCTCTGTCTGAaagcctgaagagctgctgccagtcagtgcagacagcccTGTGGGTCTAAGGCAAATTCCTATGCTTCTGCAAACTGCCAGCCGGTGGGCAATTTAAAGTGCAGCAGGCTTTTTGCTGCCGCCCCCCCCCgagtccaaaaatgcaggcaggTGTAATGATCCTTTGTGTGCATTACACAAAAGCATGCCAATGCATAGTTTCCAGAGAGAAAGCTGCTATTGCAAACTCAGCAGTGCTTGCTACTGCCTATAAACGTTCAACTTGTAAAACCAATTTAACCAAAGTTCTTCAGCCAGATAAAATGCACCCTTtcacttttaattagaaatgcaaaaaaCCTTTCAAAGCAGTAGTAGTGTCACCATTTTAAGCTGCTACTGTGAAGTAGGatccccatcaaagaaaaggaaagctgtATCCAGCCTCTACTGGGTTATTAGTTTCCTCATTCTCTGATTCCTCTCTAATGCTAAATCTGCTTCAGCCAAACCTGGAAAACCTCACTATTGCCTCTTTCACTTGCCATGGCCAAGAGAACCTGGcatacctgcagatgccatcatTGCCCTTACTCTAGAAAAAGTCCCAGAGTGGCTGTCCTCCACTTCTGTCACGCCACTGGGGAGGTGGTGCATCTGCTTCCAAGCCCTGCTACAGCTTCCAAGCCCCCTTTACCATGCCCACAAAATATTCGTCGCTGTCAATTGAGGCGCTCACTCCACTGTAGTAGTTCAAGAATTCCTCAGCCGTCACCTGCAGCAAAACACAATGTCAGTTGCACCATTCATTCACCTAATCTCAGCTACCTATTGCTAAATTTTATATACAGTTTAATGGCAAAATAAGATTttctgtggcccttcagctgttgctggactcccaacagaCAGTGTGGCCAGTGATCAGAGATTATGATGGGCGCTGGAGACTGgccacatccagagggccaccgATGTTCCTCATCTCTGCTCGTAGGTATCTGCGTTCCttactgcaggtgtggggaaacaactacaactcccatcacccctggctactgggccatgcttgcaggggctgatgggagctgtagttcagcaacagctggagggccccaaaaggttccccacacctgccttactgCATGCGAGGGATGGAGAAATGCCTCTCTTCAGAGCAGGGCTGGGAACGACAGTGGCACACAAGAGGTTGCCAGGACCCCAACAGCCAGCAATGGCCAATGGTGGTCAGGGGTGATTGGagatgtaatccagcaacatctggggggccacagaagttcccccatccctgttacACCATCTGGTTGGGGAAAGATCATGCCTGCCCACCCTCCCATTGGTAAGATCTTGGGCTTATTTCCAGGGCTGTGAACCAACCAAAAGCCTCATGGCTTAAGACCCCAGAGAGCTGTGGCTGGGAAgcccagggagccattactgccagtcagtgttggcagtattaagctagatggactgatagtctgacttggcataaggcacctAATCAGGTTCTGCATCCAGCATGACAACCGAGCTCTCATGTTTCAATCAGTTTACgttatttgcaaaaataaaaaaccatatTCTGCCTCTGTAGGGTTTGTGCCAGGAGAAGTCGCAGGAggctgttttctgtgttggatctTTGGGAGACGTGCATTGCGTTGGCACAAAAAAGGCCGCCTCTGTAGTGATGCCCTGATTCTGGAATGCTCTCTTGAGCGAGGTATGTCCGGCCCCAACAAAAGCATCGTTTTGGGTGCCATGCAAAAATCTTTTCatctgcccaggcattttagattatgattttttttaaagtgagttgAATTCTATAATCCCCTTAATTCaggggatggggaaactttttcagcccaagggccacattccctcctgggcaaccttcctggggccacataccagtggtgggtggggccagaagcgggTGGAGCAACGGATGCGATTCTTGACGGTGAACTCAAATGCACCctctctccacccaggcaagcaacacACGCTAATCACAGCTTAAGGACACacatttccagccaggcagaaactctCAACGAGGTTGCAAAGCAGGAGTTTGAATACCACCCTCTTCAGATGGGTAACGTATTGTTTTATGGATTTTCAAAATGTGAGATGTTGCATTTGAAGCggaccctcctgctcattctgctgagtggggccccaGACTCCTGCCCTGCCTGCCCCCTTCTGACGCCCTCCCGGCCATtgtgggtggggtggagaaagACCTTTCCCCTACTCGCCTTCCCGTCCTTGTCGTTGGGGGAGTCAAAGCTGTCCAAGAAGGAACGGAAAACTTGATCCTCTGTCCACTCTCCGCTCTTGAACTTGGGGTGGGACCGGCTGCTGTAAACCCCACGGAGGTCCTCCACCGTCACCAGCCCATCACCCGTCCGGTCCAGTTTCTGGAACGCCTGCCTGATAACCTCCTTTCTGGCTTTTGACATGGGGGGCTGAAGACAAAAGcacagagagagatagagagattttCTGCTTTTGAATCTCCCTCTTTTCATTAGATTCAATGAGAGGGtgtattttcattcattcattcattcatttcttattttatttatacccgtcccttccttccagcaggagcccagggtggcaaacaaaagcactaaaaacactttaaaaaatatttatcagCGGCAATTAGCCACAACTGCTCAGAGGCAGTCTACTCTCaggataccagttgctaggaggtgaagaaagggagaggattcCTGCTGCTTTACTCTCCTGCTCtggggcttcccagaggtatctgggCCAGCCGCTGTTGGGATAAGGATTATGAGTTGTAATCACCGGATGCCCtttggatgttttggactgcccCAGTCTGCATATCCGTGCTACCTGGGGCAAggaagagttgcagtccaaaacctctggagggtgccaggctggCCAAGGCTGCATTAAATGGCACCAGAGGAACTTCTCGTAAAGCAAGCAGCGCTTTTTGGCCCCGAGGGCCACATGACTGCAAGCATGTCTGGGCCAGGCACTCATTAACGAGGTGAAAGTTGGGGGCTGCTATGGTTTCACATCACCACCGCCTCGGTGATGGCAGACCATCTGGGGG
Coding sequences within:
- the CAPS gene encoding calcyphosin — translated: MEAKTGAIIKLRAKCLERGASGIKEVARFFQIMDDDESKSLDLEEFLKGLQDAGVSLERGEAEEIFNLCDKNQSGTLDFTEFLEALRPPMSKARKEVIRQAFQKLDRTGDGLVTVEDLRGVYSSRSHPKFKSGEWTEDQVFRSFLDSFDSPNDKDGKVTAEEFLNYYSGVSASIDSDEYFVGMVKGAWKL